The following coding sequences are from one Liolophura sinensis isolate JHLJ2023 chromosome 12, CUHK_Ljap_v2, whole genome shotgun sequence window:
- the LOC135479781 gene encoding diaminopimelate epimerase-like encodes MEFSKYHGLGNNFIVVDNREMRNELSDEALVARLCDSKAGIGADGLVEIRSCKNTQHPSCAFEFVYHRSNGRVGGFCGNGGRCAVKFAVQLGLASTDEDVTFCAYDGEHVGYVDGQSGLVHLKMTDIDRGIHRVDNNNYEIYTGSCALVTYVDNLESVDVQQDGDETRKLYDFRRKEAFVKVYVRTCGKNNCEISMRSYECGVNGETLACGTGAVGAALVTVTRRSAFTEPTSVKVNVVVRLGTLTVTARRLGEKDFSDVYLIGPACHVFDGVVREIT; translated from the coding sequence ATGGAGTTTTCTAAGTACCACGGTTTAGGGAATAATTTCATAGTTGTGGATAACAGAGAGATGCGAAATGAGTTATCTGACGAAGCATTAGTCGCCAGATTGTGCGACTCTAAAGCTGGGATTGGTGCGGACGGGTTGGTCGAGATTCGTTCTTGTAAGAACACACAGCATCCTTCCTGTGCTTTTGAGTTTGTCTACCATCGTAGTAACGGACGAGTAGGAGGGTTTTGTGGGAACGGAGGACGTTGTGCTGTGAAGTTTGCAGTTCAGCTTGGCCTGGCGTCGACAGACGAGGACGTTACGTTCTGTGCGTACGACGGAGAACATGTCGGCTATGTGGATGGTCAGTCTGGTCTGGTACACCTTAAGATGACGGATATAGACCGGGGGATTCATAGAGTGGACAACAATAATTATGAGATTTATACCGGCAGTTGTGCCTTAGTAACGTACGTCGACAACCTAGAAAGCGTTGACGTCCAACAGGACGGTGATGAAACTCGGAAATTATATGATTTCAGACGAAAAGAGGCATTTGTCAAGGTGTACGTCCGGACTTGTGGCAAAAACAACTGTGAAATTTCCATGCGAAGTTACGAGTGCGGCGTCAACGGTGAGACGCTAGCGTGTGGAACTGGCGCAGTTGGCGCTGCGCTTGTTACGGTAACTCGGCGGTCAGCGTTCACTGAACCGACGTCAGTGAAAGTTAACGTCGTTGTGCGTCTTGGGACACTGACGGTGACGGCCAGGCGATTGGGTGAGAAGGACTTCTCAGACGTTTATTTAATTGGTCCTGCATGTCATGTGTTCGATGGTGTGGTCCGTGAGATCACCTGA